The following DNA comes from Capsicum annuum cultivar UCD-10X-F1 chromosome 7, UCD10Xv1.1, whole genome shotgun sequence.
TGAATTCACCTTATACCTAAGATCAGTAGCAGAACTAAAATTTTCATTGAGAAgattcagaagtaaatatacggactagtcaaaaggagttcaacatctactatatacacataaaaatatttttgacatgtaaaaatagaataatttttgAAGGAGGTCCAGATGAAACCCCCAAATTcaatgtggctccgccactgcctAAGATAACAACTAACAATATGCAAATCAAGGTAAATAAGTTGAATCCTAACAATATGCAAATCGACATATATAAGTTGAATCCGAACAACAACAATATGCAAATCAACGTATATAAGTTAAATCTGATCAtataaaaaacttgaaaaaagggTAAAAAGATTGAACCTTTTTCCATAGTTCAGTATGCCTACTGCAAAATCCAGCAACCACACCACCATTTCTCCTTCCTTCAGTATACTCAATACAAAGTTCATCTTTCAACCCACAAGTAACATGGAAAGACAAAGGACATTTGGGTTCAGAACAATCAATAGCACATCCATTCTTTGATTTACAAATGTAACACTTTGTTTCCCATCTCCTTTTAGGAACTTTGCTTAAATCAACACCTTCGCGGCCTTCTGGATCAACGAAGAACACTTCAGGCACGAAGAGTGAACAAACAATATGTGCCCATTCATCATTCACCGTTGATTTCATCGCTCCGCCTGATTCAGGACAAAGACAACAAGACTTTGCGGTCTCTGTTGAACAGACGGAGCAAAACCAATCGCCTTCTGGGATTTCGTTTGCTAATGGATGACCGTAGCAAGATGTATGAACCATTAAATCACAACCGTCACATAAGACGATTGGATCTGATGGTTCTCCGTCTGTGCTGTTACAAATAGCACAGACAatcccatcatcatcatcatcatcagctaCATCAGTTTGTTCATTATCGTCAAGTAATTTTTCCT
Coding sequences within:
- the LOC107878563 gene encoding protein Jade-1; the protein is MGGKLQFLPPAKRFMLMQQQQYHRNDNENLSISSSNLPAKKRKFSPESVTTLCLPAKKRVCAFPFHPFDLNEEYNPIKEEKLLDDNEQTDVADDDDDDGIVCAICNSTDGEPSDPIVLCDGCDLMVHTSCYGHPLANEIPEGDWFCSVCSTETAKSCCLCPESGGAMKSTVNDEWAHIVCSLFVPEVFFVDPEGREGVDLSKVPKRRWETKCYICKSKNGCAIDCSEPKCPLSFHVTCGLKDELCIEYTEGRRNGGVVAGFCSRHTELWKKQQQTGKFKIVPREEIDK